The following proteins are co-located in the Dromiciops gliroides isolate mDroGli1 chromosome 2, mDroGli1.pri, whole genome shotgun sequence genome:
- the PURA gene encoding transcriptional activator protein Pur-alpha, translating into MADRDSGSEQSGAALGSGGSLGHPGSGSGGGGGGGGGGGGGAPGGLQHETQELASKRVDIQNKRFYLDVKQNAKGRFLKIAEVGAGGNKSRLTLSMSVAVEFRDYLGDFIEHYAQLGPSQPPDLAQAQDEPRRALKSEFLVRENRKYYMDLKENQRGRFLRIRQTVNRGPGLGSTQGQTIALPAQGLIEFRDALAKLIDDYGVEEEPAELPEGTSLTVDNKRFFFDVGSNKYGVFMRVSEVKPTYRNSITVPYKVWAKFGHTFCKYSEEMKKIQEKQREKRAACEQLHQQQQQQQEDTAAATLLLQGEEEGEED; encoded by the coding sequence ATGGCGGACCGAGACAGTGGCAGCGAGCAAAGCGGAGCGGCGCTGGGCTCTGGCGGCTCCCTGGGGCACCCGGGCTCTGGCTCgggcggcggcgggggcggcggcggcgggggcggcggcggGGCCCCGGGGGGGCTGCAGCATGAGACCCAGGAGCTGGCCTCCAAGCGGGTGGACATCCAGAACAAGCGCTTCTACCTGGACGTGAAGCAGAATGCCAAGGGCCGCTTCCTGAAGATCGCCGAGGTGGGCGCTGGGGGCAACAAGAGCCGCCTCACGCTCTCCATGTCGGTGGCCGTGGAGTTCCGTGACTACCTGGGCGACTTCATCGAGCACTACGCACAGCTGGGCCCCAGCCAGCCCCCGGACCTGGCCCAGGCGCAGGATGAGCCGCGCCGGGCGCTCAAGAGCGAGTTCCTGGTGCGGGAGAACCGCAAGTACTACATGGATCTCAAGGAGAACCAGCGGGGCCGCTTCCTTCGCATCCGCCAGACGGTCAACCGGGGGCCCGGCCTGGGCTCCACGCAGGGCCAGACCATCGCCCTGCCGGCCCAGGGGCTCATCGAGTTCCGTGACGCCCTGGCCAAGCTCATCGACGACTATGGCGTGGAGGAGGAGCCGGCCGAGCTGCCCGAGGGCACCTCCTTGACTGTGGACAACAAGCGTTTCTTCTTCGACGTGGGCTCCAACAAGTACGGGGTGTTCATGCGGGTGAGCGAGGTGAAGCCCACCTACCGCAACTCCATCACTGTCCCCTATAAAGTGTGGGCCAAGTTCGGCCATACCTTCTGCAAGTACTCCGAGGAGATGAAGAAGATCCAGGAAAAGCAGAGGGAGAAGCGGGCTGCCTGCGAGCAGctccaccagcagcagcagcagcagcaggaggataCAGCAGCAGCAACCCTGCTGCtgcagggggaggaggagggggaggaagattga